The following proteins are encoded in a genomic region of Acidobacteriota bacterium:
- the rlmB gene encoding 23S rRNA (guanosine(2251)-2'-O)-methyltransferase RlmB — translation MKKDTRSRVSGRERDVRDRRPKTLPPATTNSSLIYGVLPVLEALRADSRRVDKVLIADGSHEKRLQEIIDLCRSRSIAWSRVPRENFAKHLESGVNHQGVLAFTAAAGYVAVEDILDASEVPLMLLLDGVEDPRNLGAILRVAECADIDGVIIPERRAVGLTDTVAKSSAGAIEYVKVAKTANLNRLIEDLKARNIWVVGTSVDAEMDIYEWDWRQPSALVLGGEGSGLHRLVAENCDVLVKIPMYGKIDSLNVSVAAGVVLFEARRQRELDNKQ, via the coding sequence ATGAAGAAAGATACTAGATCGAGAGTTTCGGGCCGAGAGCGTGACGTACGCGATCGCCGCCCAAAGACGCTGCCGCCAGCGACGACAAATTCTTCGCTTATCTACGGCGTTCTGCCTGTGCTTGAGGCATTGCGTGCCGATTCGCGGCGTGTCGACAAGGTGCTGATCGCCGACGGTTCGCATGAGAAACGGTTGCAGGAGATCATTGACCTTTGCCGTTCGCGGTCGATCGCATGGAGTCGTGTGCCGAGGGAGAATTTCGCCAAACATCTCGAGTCCGGCGTTAATCATCAGGGCGTTTTGGCGTTTACGGCCGCGGCCGGTTATGTTGCCGTTGAAGACATTCTCGATGCGTCTGAAGTGCCGTTAATGCTGCTGCTGGACGGCGTCGAAGACCCGCGCAATCTAGGTGCGATCCTTCGCGTTGCCGAGTGTGCAGACATCGATGGAGTGATCATTCCGGAGCGCCGTGCCGTCGGCCTGACCGACACGGTCGCCAAATCGTCGGCCGGTGCGATCGAGTATGTTAAGGTCGCAAAAACCGCGAATCTGAACCGACTGATCGAAGACCTAAAGGCTCGTAATATTTGGGTCGTAGGCACGAGCGTCGATGCCGAGATGGACATTTACGAGTGGGATTGGCGGCAGCCGTCGGCACTTGTTCTGGGCGGCGAAGGCTCTGGGCTGCACCGCTTGGTGGCCGAAAACTGCGACGTCTTGGTAAAAATACCGATGTATGGAAAAATAGATTCCTTGAACGTATCGGTCGCCGCCGGCGTAGTACTTTTCGAAGCACGTCGGCAAAGAGAATTAGACAATAAACAGTAG
- a CDS encoding zinc-ribbon domain-containing protein, whose translation MFCPKCGQQNPETGKFCRSCGTDLGNVSSALAAPHKAKQLVNHKGKPIHWEGAITKICTGIAFLIISIALSFSRMGDSWWFWMLIPAFGSIGGGIAQYMQLRRAEQGQPVFASPESINVIDTQPNNALPPPQTEWVSPESRYKTGDLAPPSVTDNTTRHLEIDSEGKTMTLPKK comes from the coding sequence ATGTTTTGCCCAAAATGCGGACAGCAAAATCCTGAGACCGGCAAATTTTGCCGCAGCTGCGGTACCGATCTCGGCAACGTTTCCAGTGCTCTTGCGGCACCGCACAAGGCAAAACAGCTCGTCAATCACAAGGGCAAACCGATCCACTGGGAAGGCGCCATCACCAAGATCTGCACAGGCATTGCGTTCTTGATCATCTCGATCGCCCTGTCGTTCTCGCGAATGGGCGATAGCTGGTGGTTTTGGATGCTGATACCGGCCTTTGGTTCGATCGGCGGCGGTATCGCCCAGTATATGCAGCTTCGCCGAGCGGAACAGGGCCAGCCAGTTTTCGCTTCGCCAGAATCGATCAACGTTATCGATACTCAGCCCAACAATGCCTTGCCGCCGCCGCAGACCGAATGGGTCTCACCCGAATCCCGGTATAAGACCGGCGACCTCGCACCGCCGAGCGTCACGGACAACACGACCCGACACCTCGAGATCGACAGCGAAGGCAAGACCATGACACTGCCCAAAAAGTAG
- a CDS encoding helix-turn-helix transcriptional regulator has product MKNVDLTDDALELIAERFRMLSEPMRLRILNTLGENEMSVTEIVAATGANQANVSKHLSILFRSGIVSRRKQGLTANYRVSDPTIFELCDLVCDRLKDHHETRQNTMAKTLPSK; this is encoded by the coding sequence ATGAAAAATGTTGATCTAACCGACGACGCACTGGAGCTGATCGCCGAACGGTTTCGTATGCTGTCCGAGCCGATGCGGCTCCGTATTCTGAACACGCTCGGCGAAAACGAAATGTCGGTCACTGAGATCGTCGCAGCCACCGGTGCCAATCAGGCCAACGTCTCAAAACATCTCTCGATCCTCTTTCGATCCGGTATCGTTTCGCGCCGCAAACAAGGCCTAACAGCAAACTATCGTGTCTCCGACCCGACAATATTCGAGCTCTGCGATCTCGTCTGTGACCGTCTGAAAGACCATCACGAGACCCGCCAAAATACAATGGCAAAAACCCTTCCATCCAAATAA
- a CDS encoding DUF2892 domain-containing protein: MTIPKMIDLIAGVFVFISVVLGFWVSPYFFYFTGFVGLNLAQSAITGWCPMMSILKMAGVKEA, translated from the coding sequence ATGACCATCCCTAAAATGATCGACCTTATCGCAGGAGTGTTTGTATTTATTAGCGTCGTGCTCGGGTTTTGGGTAAGTCCGTACTTCTTTTATTTTACGGGCTTTGTCGGGCTTAATCTGGCACAGTCCGCGATCACCGGTTGGTGCCCGATGATGTCTATCCTGAAAATGGCCGGAGTTAAAGAAGCCTGA
- a CDS encoding TolC family protein — translation MPNQLTNISSFRSLRYLSVLLVILAASSAGIRAQTINAPRLELDDAVDKALANNPQTKVSESRLKIADLKINEAKAGRKPLVQFTQSIINSNNPVFVFGSLLEQGRFGTSNFAIDALNDPSALTNFRSLISAQMPLFDQRQTKARTDMASTARNQAELQSEAVRQQLRFDVLRDFYGAVLGKEMLKVSDEAVRSADANRKKAKDMVDVGMTTDADFFAAEVELANAGQQKLEAESRLAVTKAGLNLLLGDRPETEREIIGDLQEKYFPVGDQAELIRTAFINRPDYLSSELAIKNSKRQIRAVKDLDLPRVDAFGNFGYSSPYIANGSTDYTVGVTLSYTLFDAGRKTRKALAAEAEILADSERQVLANQISLGVVRAFQEHNTAKAKIQVSIKSIMQAEESLRIGKDRYKSGLTTFNEVIRSESALVRAKHSLLTARYEYYVSYASLLLATGQLTDVRLFY, via the coding sequence ATGCCCAATCAGCTAACAAATATCAGTTCGTTCAGGTCATTGCGATATCTTTCGGTGTTGTTGGTCATACTTGCAGCATCGTCGGCCGGCATCCGGGCCCAAACCATCAATGCTCCGCGGCTCGAACTCGATGACGCGGTCGACAAAGCGTTGGCAAACAACCCGCAGACCAAGGTTTCCGAATCACGGCTAAAGATCGCCGACCTCAAGATCAACGAGGCAAAGGCCGGGCGAAAGCCGCTCGTGCAGTTTACTCAGTCGATCATCAACAGCAACAATCCGGTCTTTGTGTTCGGATCATTACTAGAGCAAGGAAGGTTCGGAACGTCAAATTTTGCGATCGACGCTCTCAATGATCCGAGTGCCCTCACCAATTTCAGGTCGCTCATCAGCGCCCAGATGCCGCTTTTTGACCAGCGGCAGACCAAAGCTCGCACCGATATGGCATCGACGGCGAGGAACCAGGCAGAACTGCAGTCGGAGGCCGTAAGACAGCAATTGCGGTTTGACGTGCTGCGCGACTTTTACGGAGCTGTACTCGGTAAAGAAATGCTCAAGGTCAGCGACGAAGCGGTTCGATCCGCAGATGCCAACCGTAAGAAGGCAAAGGACATGGTCGATGTCGGCATGACGACGGACGCCGACTTTTTCGCGGCAGAGGTCGAGCTTGCGAATGCAGGCCAGCAAAAACTCGAGGCCGAGAGCCGGCTGGCGGTGACCAAGGCGGGACTCAATCTGCTGCTCGGCGACAGACCCGAAACTGAACGCGAGATAATTGGCGATCTGCAGGAAAAGTACTTTCCCGTCGGAGATCAGGCCGAACTTATCCGTACCGCTTTTATAAATCGTCCCGACTATCTCAGTTCGGAATTAGCAATAAAGAATTCGAAGCGTCAGATAAGAGCTGTCAAGGACCTCGATCTGCCGCGTGTCGACGCCTTTGGCAATTTTGGCTACAGCTCGCCTTATATCGCAAACGGCAGCACAGATTATACGGTCGGAGTGACCCTGAGCTACACACTATTCGATGCAGGGCGAAAAACGCGAAAAGCTTTGGCGGCCGAGGCCGAAATTCTTGCCGACAGCGAACGACAAGTGCTGGCGAACCAAATAAGCCTCGGCGTAGTGCGGGCATTTCAGGAACACAACACGGCAAAAGCGAAGATACAGGTCTCGATCAAGAGCATTATGCAAGCGGAAGAATCACTCAGGATCGGCAAGGACCGCTACAAATCAGGACTGACGACATTTAACGAAGTGATCAGGTCAGAATCGGCGTTGGTCCGGGCAAAGCACAGCCTTTTGACAGCTCGATATGAGTATTACGTCTCATATGCTTCGTTGCTGCTCGCGACGGGACAACTGACCGATGTACGGCTCTTTTACTAG
- a CDS encoding efflux RND transporter periplasmic adaptor subunit, producing the protein MKTKFALISAAVIASFLASSCGKEKAPETNTPAAAEMKNVAIVKVSRSSIEDFYEATGTVKAKTTTQVSANMMGRIISFPAAEGDTVTRGQVLVEIDNSESKTQLARAQAGLKEAQASLVEVARSVDSANAGVRSAEANKQLAEKTFARYKELYERRSASAQEFDEAQSRLKAATSELERARANVQTILSKNKQINARIDQAKAEIANTQVYSGYSKITSPVSGIVVKKFAESGATAAPGSPLLSIEDNSQYRLEVAVEESHSRSIRVGGRVVVRIDAVSEGEFMATIAEIMPTSDAASRSYTVKVDLPANAALKSGLYGLARFPVAQKEAITVPQTAIVQRGQLTGVYLVGSEGNVQFRIVTTGKTSEGMVEILSGVSEGDEIASSEVDKLSDGTKVR; encoded by the coding sequence ATGAAAACGAAATTTGCATTGATATCGGCGGCGGTGATCGCTTCATTTCTTGCCTCCTCGTGCGGCAAAGAAAAGGCACCGGAAACGAATACGCCGGCTGCGGCAGAGATGAAGAATGTCGCGATCGTAAAAGTCTCGCGTTCGTCGATCGAGGATTTTTACGAGGCGACCGGAACCGTCAAGGCAAAAACGACGACGCAGGTGTCGGCGAATATGATGGGCCGCATAATCTCGTTCCCCGCCGCCGAGGGCGACACGGTCACACGCGGCCAGGTCCTGGTCGAGATCGATAACAGCGAGAGCAAAACGCAGCTTGCACGGGCTCAGGCAGGACTGAAAGAGGCTCAGGCGTCGCTTGTCGAGGTGGCCAGATCTGTCGACAGTGCAAACGCCGGCGTACGGAGCGCCGAAGCTAACAAGCAGCTTGCCGAGAAGACATTTGCCAGATACAAGGAGCTCTATGAAAGGCGTTCGGCAAGCGCACAGGAATTTGACGAGGCACAGTCGCGGTTGAAAGCCGCCACCTCAGAGCTCGAACGAGCCCGTGCAAATGTGCAGACAATACTCTCAAAAAACAAACAGATCAATGCACGGATCGATCAGGCAAAGGCCGAGATCGCAAACACACAGGTCTATTCAGGATATTCAAAGATCACGTCGCCCGTTTCGGGCATTGTAGTCAAGAAATTTGCCGAGTCCGGTGCGACGGCAGCACCGGGATCGCCGCTGCTTTCGATCGAGGACAATTCGCAGTATCGGCTCGAGGTAGCCGTCGAAGAATCGCATTCGCGTTCGATCCGCGTCGGCGGCCGCGTCGTTGTGCGAATCGACGCTGTCAGCGAAGGCGAATTCATGGCAACCATCGCCGAAATAATGCCGACCTCCGATGCCGCGAGCCGGAGCTATACGGTCAAGGTCGACCTGCCGGCAAATGCGGCGTTAAAGAGCGGGCTTTACGGCCTCGCACGTTTTCCGGTTGCGCAGAAAGAGGCGATCACCGTGCCGCAAACGGCGATCGTCCAGCGAGGCCAATTGACAGGGGTCTATCTGGTCGGGAGCGAAGGAAACGTGCAGTTCAGGATCGTCACGACCGGCAAAACTTCCGAAGGAATGGTCGAGATCTTGTCGGGCGTCTCTGAGGGTGACGAGATCGCGAGTTCGGAAGTCGACAAGTTGAGCGACGGCACAAAGGTCAGGTAA
- a CDS encoding efflux RND transporter permease subunit, giving the protein MKDLGIAGKLAKAFIQSKLTPLIIAASVLLGVGAVVMLPREEEPQIIVPMVDVMVQMPGASSDEVEQRVTKPIEKLLWEIPGVEYIYSTSSPGASIVIVRFKVGQNEEDALVHLNQKLFSNADQTPVGASAPLVKQRSIDDVPILALTLSSANYDHFTLRRVAAQVSDQIKEVTDVSDVQIIGGQRRQVRVLLDDAKMSSRNIAPAAIIPMLQQSNQQQASGNFSSQNREVIVETGNFLASADDVGSVVVGVFGDRPVFLRDVAGIVDGPAEPADYVMHGERGASGVDPAVTIAVSKRKSTNAIEIAHKVIAKVESLKGSSIPSDMRVTETRNYGETAAEKSNELLLHMLIAIASVSVLIMLALGIREAGIVAIAIPVTLALTLAVFYFYGYTLNRITLFALIFSIGILVDDAIVVVENMTRHYNLPENKGRPLVDIAVAAVDEVGNPTILATFAVMAAILPMAFVGGLMGPYMRPIPIGASAAMVFSMLVAFVVTPWASLKMLKRDVKHEHGKEGYTTKLYRKVMNRIICRPVWRYVFLGGVVFLLLASMSLVALKAVKVKMLPFDNKSEFQVIVDMPEGSTLEQTAAVTRELAGYVGTMPEIVNYQMYVGTSAPYNFNGLVRHYFLRRGSNVADIQVNLLSKDERSLQSHDIAKRVRPALQQIAFKYGANVKIAEVPPGPPVLQTIVAEVYGPAYDRQIEIARNIRDILEQTDGVVDVDWYVEDNQTKYSLKIDKEKAAINGITAEQITQTMRVAVDGLNVGLLHLPNEKEDAYINLRLPKADRSGIADIQRIKVVGNRGNLVPVSELVTVQELKNDKSIYHKNLMPVVYVTADVAGAIESPVYAILGLNEKVDAMKLPEGYALERYVASQPFLTDKYSMKWDGEWHITYEVFRDMGIAFAAVMILIYILVVGWFQSFKTPLTIMAAIPFSLVGILPAHALMGAFFTATSMIGFIAGAGIVVRNSIILVDFVQLRMADGMPLIEAVVDAGAVRFRPMLLTAAAVIVGSSVMLFDPIFQGLAISLMAGEVASLLLSRMAVPVLFYLSERKNAQLECSDE; this is encoded by the coding sequence ATGAAAGATCTCGGCATCGCAGGCAAACTCGCCAAAGCATTTATCCAGTCAAAGCTGACACCGCTCATTATTGCGGCGTCCGTTTTACTCGGCGTTGGTGCCGTGGTCATGCTTCCACGCGAAGAAGAACCGCAGATCATCGTACCGATGGTCGATGTAATGGTGCAGATGCCAGGTGCGTCGTCGGACGAGGTCGAGCAGCGTGTTACCAAACCGATCGAAAAGCTTCTGTGGGAAATTCCGGGTGTCGAATATATCTATTCAACGTCATCGCCCGGTGCGTCGATCGTCATTGTTAGGTTCAAGGTCGGCCAGAATGAAGAGGACGCCCTCGTCCATCTCAATCAAAAACTCTTTTCCAACGCCGACCAGACTCCTGTCGGGGCCTCGGCACCGCTTGTCAAACAGCGTTCGATCGACGATGTGCCGATCCTGGCACTGACATTGTCGAGTGCAAATTACGACCATTTTACGCTCCGGCGTGTCGCGGCACAGGTCAGCGACCAAATAAAAGAAGTAACAGATGTCTCCGATGTGCAGATCATCGGCGGGCAGCGGCGGCAGGTCCGCGTGTTGCTGGACGACGCCAAAATGTCGTCACGCAATATAGCACCTGCCGCCATCATCCCGATGCTACAGCAGTCTAACCAGCAGCAGGCATCGGGAAATTTCTCATCGCAAAACCGCGAGGTCATTGTCGAGACCGGCAATTTCCTCGCGTCGGCGGATGATGTTGGCAGCGTTGTTGTCGGGGTATTCGGTGATCGTCCGGTGTTTTTGCGGGATGTAGCGGGAATAGTCGACGGGCCGGCCGAACCGGCAGATTACGTCATGCACGGCGAACGCGGAGCGAGCGGCGTCGATCCGGCCGTGACGATCGCGGTTTCGAAGCGAAAGAGCACCAACGCTATCGAGATCGCCCACAAGGTGATTGCCAAGGTCGAATCGCTCAAGGGCTCATCGATCCCGAGCGATATGCGTGTCACCGAGACGCGAAATTACGGTGAAACGGCAGCCGAAAAATCGAACGAATTACTGCTGCATATGCTGATAGCTATTGCGTCGGTATCGGTGCTGATCATGCTCGCCCTTGGCATTCGCGAAGCCGGAATTGTGGCGATCGCGATACCGGTGACGCTGGCTTTGACACTCGCGGTCTTTTATTTCTACGGCTACACACTCAATCGGATCACTCTTTTCGCACTAATATTTTCGATCGGAATTCTCGTCGATGACGCGATAGTTGTCGTAGAAAACATGACGCGCCATTACAACCTGCCCGAGAACAAAGGGCGTCCGCTGGTCGATATCGCTGTCGCAGCGGTCGATGAGGTTGGCAATCCGACGATCCTCGCGACATTCGCGGTGATGGCGGCAATTCTGCCGATGGCATTCGTCGGTGGCCTGATGGGGCCGTATATGCGGCCGATACCGATCGGAGCGTCGGCGGCGATGGTGTTTTCGATGCTCGTCGCATTTGTTGTTACGCCATGGGCGAGCCTGAAGATGCTCAAGCGGGACGTAAAGCACGAACACGGTAAAGAGGGCTATACCACCAAACTCTACCGTAAAGTGATGAACCGCATCATCTGCCGTCCGGTTTGGCGTTACGTTTTTCTCGGAGGTGTGGTCTTTCTGCTGCTCGCGTCAATGTCGCTGGTCGCTCTGAAGGCCGTCAAGGTCAAGATGCTGCCCTTTGACAACAAGAGCGAGTTTCAGGTGATCGTCGATATGCCCGAGGGCTCGACGCTCGAACAAACGGCGGCCGTTACTCGCGAGCTCGCAGGCTATGTCGGCACGATGCCCGAGATCGTCAACTATCAGATGTATGTCGGCACCTCGGCACCATATAATTTCAACGGCTTGGTCCGTCACTACTTCCTGCGACGAGGATCAAATGTCGCGGATATTCAGGTCAATCTACTTTCAAAAGATGAACGCTCATTGCAGAGTCACGACATTGCAAAACGCGTTCGCCCAGCCTTGCAGCAGATCGCATTCAAATACGGTGCGAACGTCAAGATCGCCGAGGTTCCGCCCGGCCCGCCAGTTCTTCAGACCATCGTTGCCGAAGTTTACGGCCCTGCCTATGACAGACAGATCGAGATCGCCCGGAATATCCGCGACATCCTTGAACAGACCGACGGTGTGGTCGACGTCGATTGGTACGTCGAGGACAACCAGACAAAATACAGCCTCAAGATCGACAAAGAAAAAGCTGCGATAAACGGCATCACCGCGGAGCAGATAACGCAAACGATGCGTGTTGCGGTTGACGGTCTGAACGTCGGCCTCCTTCATCTGCCAAACGAAAAAGAAGACGCCTACATCAACCTGCGACTGCCAAAGGCCGACCGTTCTGGGATCGCTGATATCCAACGAATAAAGGTCGTCGGAAATCGCGGGAATCTGGTTCCGGTCTCCGAGCTCGTCACTGTCCAAGAACTGAAGAACGACAAGAGTATCTATCACAAAAACCTGATGCCGGTCGTCTATGTGACGGCGGATGTTGCCGGTGCTATCGAGAGCCCTGTTTATGCGATCCTTGGCCTGAACGAAAAGGTGGATGCGATGAAGCTGCCCGAGGGCTACGCCCTGGAACGATATGTCGCGTCTCAGCCTTTCCTGACCGACAAATATTCGATGAAATGGGACGGCGAATGGCACATTACGTATGAGGTCTTTCGCGACATGGGCATCGCTTTTGCGGCGGTGATGATCCTGATCTACATACTCGTCGTCGGCTGGTTCCAATCGTTCAAAACACCGCTGACGATCATGGCTGCGATACCATTCTCGCTCGTCGGCATCTTGCCCGCACATGCCTTGATGGGAGCATTCTTTACGGCGACGTCGATGATCGGATTTATCGCCGGAGCAGGCATTGTCGTGCGAAATTCGATCATTCTCGTCGATTTTGTCCAACTCAGAATGGCCGATGGAATGCCGTTGATCGAGGCCGTAGTGGACGCGGGTGCCGTGCGATTTCGCCCGATGCTGTTGACTGCGGCGGCGGTGATCGTCGGTTCGTCGGTGATGCTGTTCGACCCGATCTTTCAGGGCCTGGCGATCTCACTAATGGCAGGCGAAGTAGCGTCTTTGCTGCTGTCCCGAATGGCAGTGCCAGTG